The following proteins come from a genomic window of Nitrosopumilaceae archaeon AB1(1):
- a CDS encoding ParB/RepB/Spo0J family partition protein — protein sequence MARKRYKPIITYRLREIPIKKIKIWKTAQARTLNRDGISELAKSIKNDGLQNPPMVQKEGDTYLLMSGQRRLSAMKRLGVKVTPALVLTKKTAYDLDTAKAASVVENIHRADMDAKETAAACVFLAEQMGKSKAAKMLGMSTSTFRKYHGFAGVPDAIKALVPRELSRDEAVTLFKIYPSTTKALKIFNRMKKIDRPTRKAYLKVLAHRPKSSHKKALKEAKESMIRKKFSIVFATRNAKSLKRKCEQHRITPEKLVSKIVSQWLREHHK from the coding sequence ATGGCACGAAAACGATATAAACCAATTATTACTTATCGCTTACGCGAAATACCTATAAAAAAGATTAAAATTTGGAAAACTGCACAAGCTAGAACATTAAATCGTGATGGTATATCTGAGCTTGCTAAATCAATTAAAAATGATGGATTGCAAAATCCCCCCATGGTGCAAAAAGAAGGTGATACATATCTCTTGATGTCTGGACAGCGACGTCTTAGTGCCATGAAGCGTCTAGGAGTGAAAGTAACACCAGCTCTTGTATTGACTAAAAAAACCGCTTATGATTTAGATACTGCAAAAGCTGCCTCTGTTGTAGAAAATATACACAGGGCTGATATGGATGCAAAAGAGACTGCTGCAGCATGTGTATTCCTTGCTGAACAAATGGGCAAAAGCAAGGCAGCTAAAATGCTAGGCATGTCTACTAGCACATTTAGAAAATACCATGGATTTGCAGGTGTACCAGATGCAATAAAGGCACTAGTTCCACGTGAACTCTCTAGAGATGAAGCTGTGACATTGTTTAAGATTTATCCTAGTACCACAAAGGCATTAAAAATATTTAATCGAATGAAAAAAATTGATCGTCCTACAAGAAAAGCATATCTTAAAGTTTTAGCTCATCGTCCTAAATCTTCACACAAGAAAGCATTGAAAGAAGCTAAAGAATCCATGATACGTAAAAAATTCTCTATTGTATTTGCAACACGTAACGCAAAATCTTTAAAACGTAAATGTGAACAACATAGAATTACTCCTGAAAAACTAGTATCTAAAATTGTTTCACAATGGTTACGTGAACATCACAAGTAA
- a CDS encoding AAA family ATPase — translation MRLRKFRVKAYRCIHDSGEINVGDLAAFVGRNESGKTTILQALTLLNRETIVSDLDLCDELSESLKSTVELASGTFELNPNEIRLIKESFPQLDEIKQIRIIRTNKDPKPLYDFGDVKVSDDENDQLNSWENFMQKIQNFIDITPNHISVSLDCDFFKFPKSEQEFMNLMTEFNNTIQRLAVDEPIVIREWDTVYKDTENSFSNLLRGKTERDVLENFVETMIHPRFVYFSDYKKIYGNVNLNEYSRTANNSKKNNVDFSEEFDKAETVRNLFYLAELDIDKMNEYRDSPSKIIKFFNIASKKLTAKLNPAWKGDPLLVELRYNPGNIISLVISDVHKDGSVTNTGLLNRRAEGFKWTFSFIVNFAAETQRAELKEAILLLDEPARNLHPIQQRGISDLLKNLAGSNQVLYATHSPFMIFDYTPGNLLVVELDKRKHLSKIFYDYWNAEPFTLIPILYGLSRGQVETIMDREIGTNSRPVLIVETISDYMYLNAFDKFLEDPNISVNPLNIIAAHTKDSVLPLAIFYAKNGYNTFVMLDNTAESKHIASHLLANNFTQPQIIFFEKNGKPVESLEDYIETDDYLYAVNQTYEIKLRKEGYRYLAVDDILKHPGSSIISKLDHVWNTHDSDGWEKFNKEEITRYICEKIALNDAIFITDKTKDAIRTLYRLITERIIQYKNMTSQSTQKSFISTSGIPK, via the coding sequence ATGAGATTAAGAAAATTTCGAGTTAAAGCATATAGGTGTATTCATGATTCTGGTGAAATCAATGTCGGAGATCTTGCAGCATTTGTTGGCAGAAATGAGAGTGGCAAGACTACAATACTTCAAGCTCTAACATTACTTAATAGGGAAACAATTGTATCCGATCTTGATTTATGTGATGAATTGTCCGAGTCTTTAAAATCTACAGTAGAGTTGGCATCTGGTACATTTGAATTAAATCCTAATGAAATTAGATTAATCAAAGAAAGCTTTCCCCAATTAGATGAGATTAAACAAATTCGTATAATACGTACAAATAAAGATCCTAAACCTTTGTATGATTTTGGGGATGTTAAGGTTAGTGATGATGAAAATGATCAATTAAACTCTTGGGAAAACTTTATGCAAAAAATACAAAATTTTATTGATATAACTCCAAATCACATTAGTGTTTCGTTAGATTGTGATTTTTTTAAATTTCCAAAAAGTGAACAAGAATTTATGAATCTTATGACTGAATTCAATAATACAATACAGCGTCTAGCTGTTGATGAACCTATTGTTATACGTGAATGGGATACTGTATACAAAGATACAGAAAATTCCTTTTCTAACTTACTTAGAGGGAAAACTGAGCGTGACGTTTTGGAAAATTTCGTCGAAACTATGATTCACCCTAGATTTGTTTATTTTTCAGATTATAAAAAAATTTATGGTAATGTAAATCTAAATGAATATTCTAGAACTGCTAATAACTCGAAAAAAAACAACGTAGATTTTTCTGAGGAATTTGATAAAGCTGAAACAGTACGAAATTTATTTTATCTTGCTGAATTGGATATTGATAAAATGAATGAGTATCGTGATAGTCCATCTAAAATTATAAAATTTTTCAATATTGCAAGTAAGAAACTTACTGCAAAACTAAACCCTGCTTGGAAAGGCGATCCTCTTTTAGTTGAACTTCGATATAACCCTGGTAATATAATTAGTCTAGTAATATCTGATGTTCACAAAGATGGTTCAGTGACTAATACGGGTCTTTTGAATCGACGTGCTGAGGGCTTTAAATGGACATTTTCGTTTATTGTGAATTTTGCAGCTGAGACTCAACGAGCAGAATTAAAAGAAGCTATTCTTTTACTTGATGAACCTGCAAGAAATCTTCATCCTATACAACAACGAGGTATCTCTGATTTACTGAAAAACCTAGCCGGTTCTAATCAAGTGTTATACGCAACACATTCACCATTTATGATATTCGATTATACTCCTGGTAATCTACTGGTCGTAGAACTTGATAAGCGAAAGCATCTCAGTAAAATCTTTTATGATTATTGGAATGCTGAACCCTTTACGCTAATTCCAATACTGTATGGTCTATCTCGTGGTCAAGTAGAAACCATCATGGATCGTGAAATTGGAACTAACTCTAGACCAGTATTGATTGTAGAGACAATTTCTGATTATATGTATCTCAACGCATTTGACAAGTTTCTTGAAGATCCAAATATTTCTGTAAACCCACTTAATATTATAGCTGCTCATACTAAAGATTCTGTTTTACCACTTGCAATATTTTATGCTAAGAATGGATATAATACATTTGTAATGTTGGATAATACTGCTGAATCTAAACATATCGCTTCTCATCTTTTGGCAAATAATTTTACACAGCCACAAATAATCTTTTTTGAAAAAAATGGTAAACCTGTTGAATCTTTAGAAGATTATATAGAAACTGATGATTACTTGTATGCTGTTAATCAAACATATGAAATTAAATTACGTAAAGAAGGATATCGCTATCTTGCTGTTGATGATATTCTCAAACACCCCGGTTCTAGTATTATTTCCAAACTAGATCATGTTTGGAACACACATGATTCAGATGGTTGGGAAAAATTTAACAAGGAAGAAATTACTAGATATATTTGTGAAAAAATTGCTCTCAATGATGCAATCTTTATCACTGATAAAACAAAAGATGCTATTCGTACTTTATATCGTCTTATCACAGAACGTATTATACAGTATAAAAATATGACTTCTCAATCTACGCAAAAATCTTTTATATCAACTTCAGGAATACCTAAATAA
- a CDS encoding adenine phosphoribosyltransferase, with amino-acid sequence MNLKEKIADYPDFPKKGIIFRDINPLLANPQSLSNIADEISKLFSKDSFDLLAGIESRGFIIASLLSAKYGKGMIMIRKPGKLPGDKSSISYTTEYSTDTLEIQNSIVSGKRILLCDDLLATGGTAKAACQLIEKVNGIVAGIVFVVELEGLKGSELLNNYKMESLVKY; translated from the coding sequence ATGAACCTAAAAGAGAAAATTGCTGATTACCCTGATTTCCCTAAAAAAGGAATAATATTTAGAGACATTAATCCACTACTTGCAAATCCTCAATCTTTATCAAATATTGCAGATGAGATATCTAAGTTATTTAGTAAAGATAGTTTTGATTTACTAGCAGGGATAGAGTCTAGAGGATTTATTATTGCATCATTGTTATCTGCAAAGTATGGTAAGGGTATGATTATGATTCGAAAACCAGGGAAATTACCTGGTGATAAATCTAGTATCTCATATACTACTGAATATAGTACTGACACTTTGGAGATACAAAATTCTATCGTTTCAGGTAAACGTATTTTGCTCTGTGATGATTTGTTAGCAACTGGTGGAACTGCAAAGGCTGCATGTCAATTAATTGAAAAAGTAAATGGTATTGTGGCCGGTATTGTATTTGTAGTTGAATTAGAAGGGCTAAAAGGTTCTGAATTACTAAATAATTATAAAATGGAATCATTGGTGAAATATTGA
- the mtnP gene encoding S-methyl-5'-thioadenosine phosphorylase: MSTENVEIGIIGGSGLYDPELLTNVKQIEIDTPYGSPSNSLTIGEYRGRKVAFLPRHGKKHTILPHLINYRANISAFKQIGVTRIIAVTATGSLRQDIAPGNFAIPSQFIDFTKTRIGTFSKIGNVYHVSTANPFCPHMQTIAYDLIKEKNVPVHKDVTYVCIEGPRFSTRSESKFFQSTGSDIIGMTLVPECQLAREAGICYVSVSMATDYDVWADTPVSNQEVLATFKKNISTIKSILGDLIEKTPIERTCQCEHSLDDAVSGS, translated from the coding sequence ATGAGTACTGAAAATGTTGAAATTGGCATAATTGGTGGTAGTGGTCTATATGATCCTGAATTATTAACAAATGTCAAGCAAATTGAAATAGATACTCCATATGGTTCTCCCTCTAACTCTCTTACTATTGGGGAATATCGGGGTCGTAAAGTTGCCTTTTTACCTCGTCATGGAAAAAAACATACAATTCTACCCCACTTGATAAATTACCGTGCTAATATTTCTGCATTCAAACAAATAGGTGTTACAAGAATAATTGCTGTAACTGCAACTGGGAGTCTTCGTCAGGATATTGCCCCTGGTAATTTTGCAATTCCATCACAGTTTATAGATTTTACAAAAACTCGTATAGGCACATTTTCAAAAATTGGAAACGTATACCATGTATCTACGGCAAATCCTTTCTGTCCTCACATGCAAACTATTGCATATGATTTGATAAAAGAGAAAAATGTACCTGTACACAAAGATGTGACATATGTGTGCATTGAGGGTCCTAGATTTTCTACTAGATCTGAATCTAAATTCTTTCAAAGCACAGGTTCTGATATTATAGGTATGACTCTAGTGCCAGAATGTCAACTAGCTCGTGAAGCTGGAATCTGTTATGTTTCTGTTAGTATGGCTACTGATTATGATGTATGGGCAGATACCCCAGTTTCTAACCAAGAAGTATTGGCCACATTTAAAAAGAATATTTCTACCATAAAATCTATCTTGGGTGATTTGATTGAAAAAACCCCTATTGAAAGAACATGTCAGTGTGAACATTCACTAGACGATGCCGTTTCAGGTTCCTAA
- the radA gene encoding DNA repair and recombination protein RadA → MSDDTRLDSLEGVGPVTTRKLVDAGVHNIMDLIVRGPVELADITGMEKDTTEKIVNKARKQLVDGGLIEKDFVSAADIYKRRQTIGKITTGTECLDSLFEGGIETQALTEVYGEFGCGKTQLCHTMCVMVQKSIDEGGLDGGVLYIDTENTFRPERIVSIAKIHGMDPEKVLDRIVVARAYNSSHQILILEESSKLISESGIKLLVVDSAVGLFRAEYLGRGTLSVRQQKLNHFVHLLTRIAETYNCAALATNQVMSSPDVFFGDPIRPIGGNVMAHTSTYRVYFKKAGKKRIARMVDSPHHPDGEVVFALGECGVMDLDDGTKKKTKITSKKTPTNSEPDGATGNMDVSDDTLSKSES, encoded by the coding sequence ATGAGCGATGACACACGTCTAGATAGTCTTGAAGGTGTGGGTCCTGTTACAACACGTAAACTTGTTGATGCAGGTGTACATAATATCATGGATTTAATCGTACGAGGTCCTGTGGAATTGGCTGACATTACTGGTATGGAAAAAGATACNACTGAAAAAATAGTAAACAAGGCACGAAAACAACTGGTAGATGGTGGTTTGATTGAGAAAGATTTTGTTAGTGCAGCTGATATCTATAAACGTAGACAGACTATAGGAAAAATTACAACTGGAACTGAATGTTTGGATTCTCTTTTTGAAGGTGGAATTGAGACTCAGGCTTTGACTGAAGTTTATGGTGAATTTGGATGTGGTAAAACTCAATTATGTCATACAATGTGTGTAATGGTTCAAAAATCAATAGATGAAGGTGGATTGGATGGTGGTGTTTTATATATTGATACTGAAAATACATTTAGGCCAGAACGAATTGTATCTATAGCCAAGATCCATGGTATGGATCCTGAAAAAGTTTTAGATCGAATTGTTGTTGCACGTGCATACAATAGCTCACATCAAATATTGATTCTTGAGGAATCTAGTAAGTTAATTTCTGAAAGTGGTATAAAATTACTTGTTGTTGATTCTGCAGTTGGATTATTCCGTGCAGAGTATTTGGGAAGGGGCACTCTTTCTGTTCGTCAACAAAAACTTAATCACTTTGTACATCTTTTAACTAGAATTGCAGAGACTTACAACTGTGCTGCATTAGCAACAAATCAAGTGATGTCATCCCCTGACGTGTTCTTTGGAGATCCTATCAGACCTATAGGTGGAAATGTTATGGCTCATACAAGTACATACCGTGTTTATTTTAAAAAGGCTGGAAAAAAGAGAATTGCTCGAATGGTTGATAGTCCACATCATCCTGATGGAGAAGTTGTGTTTGCACTAGGTGAATGTGGAGTCATGGATCTGGATGATGGTACCAAGAAAAAAACTAAAATCACTAGTAAAAAAACACCTACTAATTCCGAGCCTGATGGTGCTACTGGTAACATGGATGTCTCTGACGACACTTTGAGCAAATCTGAATCATAA
- a CDS encoding 50S ribosomal protein L21: protein MATKKTSGRSHGFRHKSRSVMTKNHNRGVSFLLQEYAQNDRALVIIDPRQHKGLPHRRYHGKVGTVITVGKKSLILHVKLGNKVKTLITRYDHVKPFGV from the coding sequence ATGGCAACGAAAAAAACCTCTGGTCGTTCACATGGTTTTAGACATAAATCTAGATCTGTAATGACTAAAAATCATAATCGAGGGGTGTCTTTTCTATTACAGGAATATGCTCAAAATGATCGTGCATTGGTCATAATTGATCCTAGACAACATAAAGGATTACCACATAGACGTTATCATGGTAAAGTTGGTACTGTTATAACTGTGGGTAAAAAATCTCTTATTTTACATGTTAAATTGGGAAATAAAGTTAAAACTCTCATCACGCGATATGATCACGTAAAACCATTTGGTGTATAA
- a CDS encoding RNA polymerase Rpb4: MKEIKKKQPLSYPEVKAILEVDDVESMDQIQRWTYDYIKKFVDMDSKEAKKMCEDLVKDCDLTDEEAVELVNIRPTTLAELRSFTFGWKKLILAETLEKILTILTK; this comes from the coding sequence ATGAAAGAAATAAAAAAGAAACAACCATTATCATATCCTGAAGTTAAGGCAATTCTTGAAGTAGATGATGTGGAATCTATGGATCAAATTCAACGTTGGACTTATGATTATATAAAAAAATTTGTTGATATGGATTCTAAAGAAGCTAAAAAAATGTGCGAGGATCTAGTAAAAGACTGTGATCTAACTGATGAAGAAGCTGTTGAATTAGTTAACATACGTCCAACTACACTTGCTGAATTACGTTCCTTTACATTTGGTTGGAAGAAATTAATTCTAGCTGAAACCCTTGAAAAAATCTTAACGATTCTTACCAAATAA
- a CDS encoding rRNA adenine N-6-methyltransferase family protein: MNRRKSLGQHFLVSKQIAKKIVDAANLSKQDDVFEIGSGRGILIPFLCNDAQTVTSVEINPNLYSEIKKLESVYSNLKLICGDALDYDKSFSVLVSSLPYSQSRHTIEWLLQRKFQHAVLVVQEEFAQKLFCADKKTAIGVLSQYAFDITKICGLKRNAFYPPPTVDSCIIFIKQRHILTGDLLQNVNKMFSQRRKTLHNILSNFGIHDMSKKRLDDLQIGEIIEIAQRII; encoded by the coding sequence TTGAATCGCCGTAAATCTCTGGGTCAGCATTTTCTCGTATCTAAGCAAATTGCCAAAAAGATAGTGGATGCTGCTAATTTATCAAAGCAAGATGATGTATTTGAGATAGGATCTGGGCGTGGTATATTGATACCATTTCTATGTAATGACGCTCAAACAGTTACATCTGTAGAAATCAATCCAAACTTGTATTCTGAAATAAAAAAACTAGAATCTGTTTATTCAAATCTAAAACTAATCTGTGGCGATGCTTTAGATTATGATAAGTCTTTTTCTGTATTAGTATCTAGTCTTCCGTATTCTCAAAGTAGGCATACAATAGAATGGCTGTTACAAAGAAAATTTCAACACGCTGTTCTAGTTGTACAAGAAGAATTTGCACAAAAGTTATTCTGTGCTGATAAAAAAACAGCGATTGGGGTTTTATCACAATATGCATTTGATATTACAAAGATTTGTGGATTAAAACGTAATGCGTTTTATCCACCACCCACAGTAGATTCTTGTATTATATTCATTAAACAAAGACATATCTTAACTGGCGATCTACTACAAAATGTTAATAAAATGTTTTCACAACGTCGTAAAACTCTTCATAATATTCTAAGCAATTTTGGTATACATGATATGTCCAAAAAACGATTAGACGATCTTCAAATTGGTGAGATTATTGAAATTGCCCAGCGCATCATCTGA
- a CDS encoding methyltransferase domain-containing protein: protein MRLLKLPSASSDIYQPAEDTFLLADMIVGRSGNYALDIGCGSGYLAKILEKSFDVVVGTDLSFRTLTNQSYKINNSVCCNASDALLIPFDLIVCNMPYIPSDEILDITTDGGKDGIQVPLEIIKSAIPNIAPDGSFLFLVSSLTKYSSLIDLVNSVNLNIQIIGKKKLFYETLLVFEVTHSSA from the coding sequence GTGAGATTATTGAAATTGCCCAGCGCATCATCTGACATCTATCAACCCGCTGAAGATACTTTTCTCTTGGCCGATATGATTGTGGGAAGATCTGGAAACTACGCACTAGACATTGGTTGTGGCTCTGGATATCTTGCCAAAATACTTGAGAAATCTTTTGATGTAGTTGTGGGCACAGATTTATCTTTTAGGACACTGACTAATCAATCCTATAAAATTAATAATTCTGTGTGTTGTAATGCGTCTGATGCATTACTTATTCCATTTGATTTGATTGTGTGTAATATGCCCTATATTCCAAGTGATGAAATTTTAGATATAACTACAGATGGAGGTAAAGATGGTATACAAGTGCCTCTTGAAATTATTAAATCTGCAATTCCAAATATTGCGCCTGATGGCTCTTTTTTATTCCTTGTATCTAGTTTAACGAAATATTCTAGTTTGATTGATTTAGTAAACTCTGTGAATTTGAATATACAAATTATAGGTAAAAAAAAATTATTTTATGAAACTCTTCTTGTATTTGAGGTGACACATTCATCTGCGTAA